The proteins below are encoded in one region of Paramisgurnus dabryanus chromosome 2, PD_genome_1.1, whole genome shotgun sequence:
- the mblac1 gene encoding metallo-beta-lactamase domain-containing protein 1, producing the protein MDKHCSIRKSESDIISEIPGQPYCISVLKEGYCRAETDGSFKADGTITLITGPQTILVDTGGPWDREFLVVKLKEKGLTPGSVAVVVGTHGHSDHVGNLGLFPHAKIIVGCDISVGDRYLPNQLAEGQPYPIDDCVSIIPTPGHTGRDVSVLVKGTLQGTVLVAGDLFERCHDEDSWRELSENPQVQEINRELALKTADVIIPGHGPLFRVHRE; encoded by the exons ATGGATAAGCATTGCTCAATAAGAAAAAGTGAATCTGACATCATTTCCGAAATTCCAGGACAACCGTACTGCATTTCAGTATTGAAAGAGGGATACTGTAGAGCTGAAACAGACGGCTCGTTTAAAGCTGACGGTACCATCACGTTAATAACAGGGCCACAAACTATTCTAGTAGACACCGGGGGCCCGTGGGATCGAGAATTTCTCGTCGTAAAACTTAAGGAGAAAGGTTTAACACCAGGCTCTGTGGCTGTAGTTGTCGGGACTCATGGTCACTCTGACCACGTGGGAAACTTGGGTTTGTTTCCACACGCCAAAATAATCGTGGGATGTGACATAAGCGTGGGTGATCGATATCTGCCAAATCAACTAGCTGAGGGACAACCATACCCTATTGATGACTGT GTATCAATCATTCCCACTCCTGGACACACAGGCAGAGATGTCAGTGTCTTAGTGAAAGGAACCTTACAAGGTACGGTCCTTGTTGCAGGGGACTTGTTTGAACGCTGCCATGATGAGGACTCCTGGAGGGAGCTGAGTGAGAACCCCCAGGTACAAGAGATCAACCGAGAGTTGGCATTAAAGACTGCTGATGTCATCATTCCTGGACATGGGCCATTGTTTCGCGTGCACAGAGAATGA
- the mpdu1b gene encoding mannose-P-dolichol utilization defect 1b yields the protein MAASEAPSQTSFMDPFKDVLVNYLMPEKCFDEFFLQFNLLHVECLKIIISKGLGIGIILGSVLVKLPQILKLIGAKSAEGLSFNSILLELFAITSTMAYSIVNSFPFSSWGEALFLMLQTVTIGFLIQHYAGKTFRGLGFVIVYSCLLAVLISPLTHRDIVTTMQASNMPAIIIGRLIQAGTNYRNGHTGQLSAISVFLLFAGSLARIFTTVQETGDFLMAVTYVISSFCNGVIAAQVLYYWNSTSALKKKAE from the exons ATGGCGGCATCAGAGGCACCTTCGCAAACATCATTCATGGATCCTTTCAAAGATGTACTGGTTAATTATTTAATGCCAGAAAAATGCTTTGacgaattttttttacagttcaaTCTTCTGCACG TGGAATGTCTAAAGATTATTATCAGCAAAGGCCTAGGCATTGGGATTATCCTTGGCTCTGTATTAG TGAAACTACCTCAGATTCTCAAGCTGATTGGTGCAAAAAGTGCTGAGGGACTGAGTTTTAACTCTATACTACTGGAGCTGTTTGCGATCACAAGCACCATGGCCTATAGTATAGTCAACAGTTTTCCTTTCAG TTCCTGGGGTGAGGCTCTTTTCCTTATGCTTCAGACAGTGACTATCGGGTTTCTCATTCAGCACTATGCAGGAAAAACCTTCAGAG GTTTGGGGTTTGTGATCGTCTATTCTTGTCTGCTAGCAGTCCTCATCTCTCCCTTGACCCACAGAGACATAGTCACTACCATGCAAGCCTCGAATATGCCAGCAATTATCATTGGACGG ttaaTTCAAGCTGGTACCAACTACAGAAATGGCCACACTGGACAGCTGTCAGCCATTTCAGTCTTTCTACTGTTTGCAGGCTCTCTAGCACGTATATTCACTACAGTGCAG GAAACGGGAGATTTCCTCATGGCTGTCACTTATGTCATCTCTTCTTTCTGTAATGGTGTTATTGCAGCTCAGGTTCTTTACTATTGGAACAGCACATCTGCCCTTAAAAAGAAGGCCGAGTAG